GTGCTGACCGAAGCTATTTCCGACTTTCAGGGCTCCGGAGGCAGCTCATCAAGCATGCCACTGTCACAAATCGAAAAAAGCGTTACACATTTACTCGTTGCTACCAAGCAACTACTGGAGACGTTGACACAGTGGTCCCGTGGCCAAGCTACTGACACGCAGGTTTCTGACGTCTATGTCCGCCTCGGCTACGAGTTCAATATGGCCTGTCGAGCATTCACCGCCATCAACGTCGATACATCCGACTTGGGAAATGTTCCCGATTTATTAAGACACATTTTGGAGGCTACTCTAAGCCAGGAGGCCAGTTCCGAGAGTCTAGAGAAGTACCTGCCGCGCATTCGAgatatcatcatcaacttgctcCATGGCTTGAAACGAAAACAACAGCGACTACGGCAGAAGCAGGGAAGGGAGCGAGATGTCAGCTTGCCTGAGAGAACAACTAGCGTCAGCACAACCGCCAGCGGCACCAGTGGCCTGACGAATTTACTAGACGAGGGTTTGGAGAACGGATACCGACCTGATTCCTCACAACGTGCTGAGCCTTCTATGCAAACAACTGCTTCTACATCGCCGAATCGGCGGTACAACCACCAACGAGACCAAGCCCGAGCCTCCAATACGCCAGATCAGCAAACCACGATGCAGAATATCCCTTCGTTACCACCGTACCCGTCAGAAGAAAACACAAtaccatcatcgtcgtccgcCGGGGAATTGAATATCGATGCATTCCcgccaccacctccaccaccaccagaacCACAATCAAGCGCATTGGCGGCGCTACAGAAGGGAGGCGATTTAGAGCGACGAGCATCTCGGCGATACTCCCAGTATCAGATTTCCAAACACTTGGGCGGAGCTGCAAATGGGGTGCCCATACTTCCGTCACAAACAACGCCGATTCCGAACAGaggcagaaaagaagcgagAGAGTCATTGAGGGCCGTACAATCTCGAGAGTCTGTACGTCACAGCCGTACCCTGTCGACCCAGTCCAAGTCTGCGACGCTGGATTCCTCCCCAGCTCGAATGCCTGGCGTACCCGAGGATTCTGCGTCATCCCAACAGCCTAACGGACCTGCTGAGCTGAGCAATAGTCCAGCAGTGCCAAGCCCAGAGGAAAAATACGCACCTAgtgcaacattgaacgggCCCTTGCAAGATCCTTCGTCATTTATGGGCGAAAACACTCGTTCGGAACCAGAAGTAAAGAAGACAACACCTCAGACAAAGCCAGACGAACCGCCGACCTTGCCCCATCCCACAGAGTCAAAGCCTGGTGAATCGTTCTTCCAAGTTTCGCctccaccaactccaaccaaaGACCTGACGTTGTTCCTTCAGTACAAGTCAAAGGTTAAGAAGATTGTCCTTGCCGAAGGACGAGACGAGCTGTCAATTGGTAGACTGCAGCTGGCCTTCATTGAGAAATTTTCGTGGAACACTCAGCAAAACGGCACTGATTTGCCTGAAATCTACATTCAAGATCCCGTGTCCGGTGTCCGACATGAGCTGGAAGACCTCTTAGACGTGAAGGACCGGACGGTCTTGGTTCTCAACGTAGAACCGTTGGACGAAGTTAAGCGGCACTTCGACGACGGGCTACTGGCCCTAACCAAGATTGTTAAATCTATGAAACAGAATGTCGACGACCAAGGTACAACTCTTCAACGCGTGTCTGATAGGCAGCAAGAAACGGCTACCGAATTGGCGCGGTTGGCAACTGCTCCGCCAGTTGCACCGCCTGCTGAAGGTGGTACGAGAACGCTGCCTGGCGCAGGCCGTAGGTTGAATGCTGGCCAAGCGGGAGAGCTGCAAAGCCTGCGCCGCGACTTGGCCGTTTTACGGCAAACGTATTCTTCATTCCAATCCGATGTCCAGAACTCGATGGCTGCTATCCGGCAAAAGGCTGCAAATGTGAAGACTactgctgccaaggcggcaatTCCTGATATTGAAGGGGATGCCGGCTACTCGTATGTAACCAGTGGACGGAAACAACTCAACTCAGACTCGGATCGTCTTGTGGGCAAGGTCGACGATTTGCAAGATTTGATTGAGGATCTGCGCAAGGACGTCGTTCATCGCGGAGTCCGCCCACTTCCTCGTCAATTGGAAGAGGTCGCCAAGGATATCACAAATCTTACCAAGGAGCtcaagaagatggaagaatACATGGCTAACGAGAAGCCCATTTGGACCAAGATTTGGGAGAAGGAGCTCGAGGATGTGTGCCAAGGCCGGGACGAGCTACGCCTTATGGAGGATCTCATGGTGGACCTGAAGGACGATTTGGACAAGGCTTCGGAGACGTTTACTCTGGTAGAGCAGGCCACAAAGGAGCAAATGAAGGACAATGGCACTGGAGCCAGTGCAAGCACAGCAAGACAGTTCTCCAAAGGCCTTTCAAACCTTGGAAACAGCCTTGATCAAAGCGCTGCGAAAGAGGATCTCCTGGGAGAAGTGCGAGCCCTACAGCCAAATCACGAGAACCGATTGGAAGCTATTGAGCGAGCCGAGAAACTAAGACAGAAAGAGCTGGAGGGCCGACGAGGCAACGCAATGTTGCGAGAAATCGCCAACTATGTCCAAGATGGCAAGCTGAAGAAATCCGGCGGctttgaagaggttgaacGTGCCAGgaaggccaaggacgacagGATCCGCCGGGAGGTGTGGGAACGCCAGAACGGCATCATCCCTGAGAATCCAATTGGGGAAGAAGAGTCTCAACAAGATGAACAGGGCGAGCACTCGGCCGACGGTGAGGAATTCCACGATGCCGCACCAACACCTGTGACCGAGGAAGCTCCTAGGGGAGCAACAGAGGCGACTGCTTAAAAGTACATTCATCAGAGGATTTACTTGTTTTGAGATTGTATCATACCCCCGTTTTTACATAAACTGGACAGTGGTTGCAAACCTTGACATCTTTTTGTGTTATCTTGTCTGTATTGGGCTTGTGGAGAACATTGTTTCATAGCGGAGGCGAACTGGGTATTtttggcatggatggatgtaTACGACTTTGAATGATGAATTTCTGTCGTTTTATGGTGGGGAATGAGGAAAGTAACAAATGAAGAAGTTTTTCATCATACTATGCTCTATACGTCGTGACTGTCTTTATGGATGCTTTGTAGATGTGTTTTGCCAAAATAGCGTGTCCAACCTTATCTTTCCCGTGTAGTGTCATCTCAACCTAGCAAAGTCAACTTTTGTAGGGCCGTAATAACAGGCGCTTCCTGCTTCTTGGCCCGACCTTCCATCCATTCCTGCAAGACGGCATCCCCACCGGTAGCTTTCCACGAATATTCTCCCACATCAtctgcctgctgctgctgctgctgctgctgctgttgctcgtCGTTGACCGCAGAAACAGCAAATACATCCTCAATGGCCCTGTGACACGCCTCCACTACATCGTTCATGAGTGCCTCCGCTGCTCTCGCCCGTTCGGCCATACCCCTCCTCACGAGGGCGAACACAAGACGCTCTACCTCGGATTTTGTGCCGCTCACACGCTCGATGAGTCGCCTCACACTATTGACGAGGTACTCCTCCTCGTAGACGGTTCCCTTGCGGCCTCTCGcacgcttcttctcctcgcgCTTGCGGTTCTTGCTCGTGGCGCGGGAGACGCCTGTGCCGACGGTACCAACGCTGCCTGCCTTGCCGGTGTACCGCGTGAATAGGGAGGCTGACGTGGAAACACGGGAGCTTGCCGCGATGGAGACGTCGTCGGGGATGTCGACACCGCCTGGTCGTTCGCCCTCGTAGAAGGACAATGGATCTTCGATGGCTTTGCGGCGCAGCTCGGCGATGCGGGGGACCTGTGCGAGGAGTTGGCCCTTGCAGTCGGCGAGGAAGTCGGTCGTGCTGGAGAGTGCGTCAGCGAGGCCAGTGTCGATGGCGGAGTCGAGGAGGTCGGGGCGCGAGTTTTGGACGACCAGGCGCATCGCTTCGGCGAAGTGGTAGCCCTTGCAGAGGCATTTGATTGCTGTTTCGAGGGAGGACAGGTGCTCGAGGTGGATTGTTGCGGCTGCGGAGTAGTCCTTTGCTTCGTAGAGGGCGTCGGCGAGCGTGGTGGCCAGGTCGGTCATTGCTTCGGGCGATAGGGGCGggttttgctgctgtgccgTGTAGAGGCATTCTTGCCAGCAAGTCGCGCCGGATGCGCGGTAGCAGGACGTTGCTTTGGCGTAGTTCTTGAGGGATTCGTACGCGAGACCGGCTTCGCGGTAGGAGGATTTGGATTCGAGGTGTGCGGCGTagaggttggtgatggcttggagACGGGGTTGGTCGTAGCGGTATATGCGGAGGGCGTCTTGGTAGAGGGCGTGCTTGGTGGTGTAGGTGCAGAATTCGTCGAAGACGTCCAGCGCGTGTAGGTGGGAGAGGGCCTTGGAGCGACGGGCCAGGTGGTCGTCGATTTGGAACTTGCGCCGCAGCTCGgggaggacatggaggttCTGGATGAAGGGGAGGTATTCTCGGGGATCGCGCTGGGATTGCTGCGCGACGAGGAGCGCCAGGTCGAGGTTGTAGAGGCCGAGGGCGTTCTCGTACAGCCGGTTCACGTCGACGAGGAAGCAGATGTGTTCGACTGCCTTTTCGGCTAccttttcgtcttcttgcaTGAGTTCGGAGACGAGTGTGAGGCCGTCGTCTAGTGCTGGTGGCGATTTGCAGACGTGtgcggtgatgatgttttggaggttggtggCCTTGCGGGATTGGAGGCCCCTGAGAATAGCGTCACAAACGGTGTTGACTTTGGAAGATGACTTGGTTGGAGTGGGAGGTTCGGCAGCTTGAGCTCGCAGTTTCTTGGTGTCTTTGTACATGATTTCGGTGACGTCCTCCTCCCTGAGGTTGGTTAGCATGAGTAGAGTGAATGGAAGTAGTGTGGCGTAGATTTACCTGAGCGATGAGAGGAAGAGGTCGATATACGTCAGGTCGTTTAACTGATCCAGGAACAAGCCTACATTAGCCAAGAATTGTGCCGGCTGGTGGTCGTACAAGATGTTCATGTCAACACGTTGGGTGCGGCAGTACGCAAACGCGCGTGAGTAGTTCTTCTCGTCTATCAA
The genomic region above belongs to Pochonia chlamydosporia 170 chromosome 2, whole genome shotgun sequence and contains:
- a CDS encoding actin-interacting protein (Bud6/Aip3) (similar to Neosartorya fischeri NRRL 181 XP_001264801.1) codes for the protein MPLSQIEKSVTHLLVATKQLLETLTQWSRGQATDTQVSDVYVRLGYEFNMACRAFTAINVDTSDLGNVPDLLRHILEATLSQEASSESLEKYLPRIRDIIINLLHGLKRKQQRLRQKQGRERDVSLPERTTSVSTTASGTSGLTNLLDEGLENGYRPDSSQRAEPSMQTTASTSPNRRYNHQRDQARASNTPDQQTTMQNIPSLPPYPSEENTIPSSSSAGELNIDAFPPPPPPPPEPQSSALAALQKGGDLERRASRRYSQYQISKHLGGAANGVPILPSQTTPIPNRGRKEARESLRAVQSRESVRHSRTLSTQSKSATLDSSPARMPGVPEDSASSQQPNGPAELSNSPAVPSPEEKYAPSATLNGPLQDPSSFMGENTRSEPEVKKTTPQTKPDEPPTLPHPTESKPGESFFQVSPPPTPTKDLTLFLQYKSKVKKIVLAEGRDELSIGRLQLAFIEKFSWNTQQNGTDLPEIYIQDPVSGVRHELEDLLDVKDRTVLVLNVEPLDEVKRHFDDGLLALTKIVKSMKQNVDDQGTTLQRVSDRQQETATELARLATAPPVAPPAEGGTRTLPGAGRRLNAGQAGELQSLRRDLAVLRQTYSSFQSDVQNSMAAIRQKAANVKTTAAKAAIPDIEGDAGYSYVTSGRKQLNSDSDRLVGKVDDLQDLIEDLRKDVVHRGVRPLPRQLEEVAKDITNLTKELKKMEEYMANEKPIWTKIWEKELEDVCQGRDELRLMEDLMVDLKDDLDKASETFTLVEQATKEQMKDNGTGASASTARQFSKGLSNLGNSLDQSAAKEDLLGEVRALQPNHENRLEAIERAEKLRQKELEGRRGNAMLREIANYVQDGKLKKSGGFEEVERARKAKDDRIRREVWERQNGIIPENPIGEEESQQDEQGEHSADGEEFHDAAPTPVTEEAPRGATEATA